One Mesorhizobium loti genomic window carries:
- a CDS encoding ABC transporter — protein MTEHSALSAIEIDGISKAFGATVALDGVSFRIAPGSVHALLGENGAGKSTLVKLLSGLVRPSAGHIRVFGKEIGYGAPRAAHALGVQTAFQEMTLVRDLSVLDNMLLPYAPVGISGLIRRSAARKAVRRHIDELGFSVDLDAEVGELELSVRQKIEIARALYRKPRILLLDEPTSTLAGRDVDWLGDIIARLKAAGTTIVFITHRMREVRAFCDTLTILRNGRHIVTAPVADVSDADVIEKIIGRSIEQTFPPKPDGAQAFGPPVLGVRDLKVGRKLDGARFDLRRGEILGIAGLQGMGQQDLFLACFGMAEITRGDVLVDGRKVWLGSPADALRPNMAIGLVPEDRKSEGLFLKLSGSQNATLPVVSRFTRFGLVNAQAETRSVEEAFATVEVDRRALWTRAGAFSGGNQQKIAIAKWLVAQSRILLLFDPTRGIDVGTKHELYVMMRNYVAAGGSILLHSTEIPELVHQCDRVLVLYDGRIAAELEGDAITEPAIMRPALGHAGEEAA, from the coding sequence ATGACAGAACATTCCGCGCTTTCCGCCATCGAGATTGACGGCATCAGCAAAGCGTTCGGCGCGACCGTGGCGCTGGACGGCGTGTCGTTCCGCATCGCCCCCGGCAGTGTCCACGCGCTGCTGGGTGAGAATGGCGCCGGCAAGTCGACGCTGGTGAAACTTCTGTCGGGACTGGTGCGGCCGAGCGCCGGTCATATCAGGGTTTTCGGCAAGGAGATCGGCTACGGCGCGCCGCGCGCGGCGCATGCGCTCGGCGTGCAGACGGCTTTCCAGGAAATGACCCTGGTGCGCGATCTCTCCGTCCTCGACAATATGCTGCTACCCTACGCGCCCGTTGGCATCTCGGGGCTGATCAGGCGCAGTGCCGCGCGCAAGGCTGTCCGCCGCCACATCGACGAACTCGGCTTTTCCGTCGATCTCGATGCCGAGGTCGGCGAACTCGAGCTTTCGGTGCGCCAGAAGATCGAGATTGCGCGTGCCCTCTACCGTAAGCCGCGCATTCTTTTGCTCGACGAGCCGACCTCGACGCTTGCCGGTCGCGACGTCGACTGGCTGGGCGACATCATCGCCAGGCTGAAGGCGGCGGGCACCACCATCGTCTTCATCACCCATCGCATGCGCGAGGTTCGCGCCTTTTGCGACACGCTGACGATCCTGAGGAACGGCCGGCATATCGTAACCGCGCCGGTCGCAGATGTTTCCGATGCGGACGTCATCGAAAAGATCATCGGCCGCTCCATCGAGCAGACCTTCCCGCCCAAACCCGACGGCGCCCAGGCTTTCGGCCCGCCGGTTCTTGGCGTGCGCGACCTCAAGGTCGGGCGCAAGCTCGACGGCGCGCGCTTCGACCTGCGCCGGGGCGAGATCCTCGGCATTGCCGGACTGCAGGGCATGGGCCAGCAAGACCTGTTCCTGGCCTGCTTCGGCATGGCCGAAATCACCCGCGGCGACGTGCTTGTCGATGGTCGCAAGGTCTGGCTCGGCTCGCCGGCGGATGCGCTGCGGCCCAACATGGCCATCGGCCTGGTGCCGGAAGACCGCAAATCCGAAGGCCTGTTCCTGAAACTCTCGGGCAGCCAGAACGCCACGCTGCCCGTGGTGTCGCGTTTCACGCGCTTCGGCCTTGTCAACGCGCAGGCCGAGACTCGTTCCGTCGAGGAAGCATTCGCCACCGTCGAGGTCGACCGCCGCGCGCTGTGGACGCGGGCCGGGGCGTTTTCCGGCGGCAACCAGCAGAAGATCGCCATCGCAAAATGGCTGGTGGCGCAGAGCCGCATCCTGCTTCTGTTCGATCCCACACGCGGCATCGATGTCGGCACCAAGCATGAGCTCTATGTGATGATGCGAAACTACGTCGCCGCCGGCGGCTCGATCCTGCTGCACTCGACGGAGATTCCCGAACTCGTCCACCAATGCGACCGGGTCCTGGTTCTCTATGACGGGCGCATCGCGGCCGAGCTCGAAGGTGACGCCATCACCGAACCCGCCATCATGCGGCCGGCGCTCGGCCATGCCGGGGAAGAAGCCGCATGA
- a CDS encoding sugar ABC transporter substrate-binding protein, with translation MGIGLKVRRLALLAGMAVCAFGMSAAEAAEKHKIFLSMSYIGNDWQAEAANMVKAMAAHKSLADKVDLQVQVAGPNAQRQIQQINAMVQSGAEAIVVYPISPTALNQVVKNACDKGVKVFAYDAEITEPCAYNVHIDQLEAGRVTAEWLVKKLNGKGNIIAITGVPGTSVDDQRTKAAKEVFAKYPDIKIVGEAVGMWSQAVARTELSKILATRSWGDINGLWMQVGCFTANSMQLEAGKKASELLPCAGEGSNGGRIQMLPEGTDVEGSAPPYAPAGAQRISYASPPYSGALALKLAVEAIEGKDVPKTTILPLPLVTNETIKLCDEGTWAEMKAGCNVFKPSLVSNPGWFASIFSDQTPEIGLNAALVGQPEN, from the coding sequence ATGGGTATCGGATTGAAAGTCCGGCGGCTCGCGCTGCTGGCCGGCATGGCCGTATGCGCCTTTGGCATGTCGGCCGCCGAGGCAGCCGAAAAGCACAAGATCTTTCTCAGCATGAGCTACATCGGCAATGACTGGCAGGCCGAGGCGGCGAACATGGTCAAGGCCATGGCCGCACACAAGAGCCTTGCCGACAAGGTGGACCTGCAGGTCCAGGTCGCCGGGCCCAACGCACAACGCCAGATCCAACAGATCAACGCCATGGTGCAAAGCGGCGCCGAGGCGATCGTCGTCTATCCGATCTCGCCGACCGCGCTCAACCAGGTCGTGAAGAACGCCTGCGACAAGGGGGTGAAGGTCTTTGCCTACGACGCCGAGATCACCGAACCTTGCGCCTACAACGTCCATATCGACCAGCTGGAAGCAGGCAGGGTGACCGCCGAATGGCTGGTGAAAAAGCTCAACGGCAAGGGCAACATCATCGCCATCACCGGTGTTCCCGGAACATCCGTCGACGACCAGCGCACAAAGGCCGCCAAGGAAGTCTTTGCCAAGTATCCCGACATCAAGATCGTCGGCGAGGCCGTCGGCATGTGGAGCCAGGCGGTCGCCCGCACCGAACTCTCCAAGATCCTCGCCACGCGCAGCTGGGGCGATATTAACGGGCTGTGGATGCAGGTCGGCTGCTTCACCGCAAACTCCATGCAGCTCGAGGCCGGCAAGAAGGCCAGCGAACTCCTGCCTTGCGCGGGCGAGGGCTCCAATGGCGGCCGCATCCAGATGCTGCCGGAGGGTACCGACGTCGAGGGTTCGGCTCCGCCCTACGCACCGGCGGGCGCGCAACGCATCTCCTATGCCTCGCCGCCTTATTCCGGTGCGCTGGCGCTGAAACTTGCCGTCGAGGCGATCGAGGGCAAGGATGTGCCGAAGACCACGATCCTGCCGCTGCCGCTCGTCACCAATGAGACGATCAAGCTGTGCGATGAAGGCACCTGGGCGGAGATGAAGGCCGGCTGCAACGTCTTCAAGCCGTCGCTGGTCTCCAACCCCGGCTGGTTCGCCTCGATCTTTTCGGACCAGACGCCCGAGATCGGGCTCAACGCCGCCCTCGTCGGACAGCCGGAGAACTGA
- a CDS encoding transcriptional regulator yields MAGAAFRKPGVEIVPLSRETLQDRVYRHVTELILDGSIVPGEMVTVQSLADAFGVSPMPVREALRRLTAANALMVVSGRSIGIPALSRARLVDLRNVRFEIEAIAAAWAAERIDDQGIAQLGQHLTALEQANAAGDVKSYLRANYAFHFSIYRAAGSENILNIIENLWLQISPYFNMLHDSGNYSTANEHHQAMYAALRNRDAEAVRQAIRADIDAAFDVLVDLLK; encoded by the coding sequence ATGGCCGGAGCGGCGTTCAGGAAGCCTGGTGTCGAGATCGTGCCCCTGTCCAGGGAGACCCTGCAGGACAGGGTCTATCGCCATGTCACCGAACTGATCCTCGACGGCAGCATCGTCCCCGGCGAGATGGTGACGGTTCAGAGTCTCGCCGACGCCTTCGGGGTCAGCCCGATGCCGGTCAGGGAAGCGTTGCGGCGGCTTACCGCGGCCAATGCCTTGATGGTCGTTTCAGGCCGCTCGATCGGCATTCCCGCACTCAGCCGCGCGCGCCTCGTCGATCTCAGGAATGTCCGCTTCGAAATCGAGGCGATCGCCGCCGCATGGGCGGCTGAGCGTATCGACGACCAGGGCATTGCGCAGTTGGGCCAACACCTGACCGCCCTCGAACAGGCCAATGCGGCGGGCGACGTCAAATCCTATCTGCGCGCCAACTACGCCTTCCATTTCTCCATCTACCGGGCGGCGGGCTCGGAAAACATCCTCAACATCATCGAAAATCTGTGGCTGCAGATCAGCCCCTATTTCAACATGCTGCATGATTCCGGAAACTATTCGACCGCCAACGAGCACCACCAGGCGATGTATGCGGCGCTGCGCAACCGCGATGCCGAAGCCGTCCGCCAAGCCATCCGCGCCGACATCGACGCCGCCTTCGACGTCCTGGTCGACCTGCTGAAATAG
- a CDS encoding LysR family transcriptional regulator produces the protein MNYKQLEAFRAVMEAGTVTGASEILHIAQPSVSAHIANLEHALKIPLFIRRAGRLVPTAEAMLLNEEVGRIVKGMARIRRLAGDIRQLEAGRLMIGVYPALASIVLPRFLKSFAGHHPKARMSIFPAASLRIAELTANKEIDLGLIQMPVVDPAIACDLIFQTECVCVAPLDHAFANDSLIFAPQLEGQEFIALGREDRTRQDIERALDSAGVAVDHRFETPFADTACALVAQGLGVSIVDPFSAARWEGKLTVRPFSPGLLCDIYMVRNRAQVSSMLQQAFEREFRTALEENLSGGTRLF, from the coding sequence ATGAACTACAAGCAGCTTGAAGCATTCCGGGCCGTCATGGAGGCAGGGACGGTCACCGGCGCGAGCGAGATACTGCATATCGCCCAGCCTTCGGTCAGCGCGCATATCGCAAACCTGGAACATGCGCTGAAAATCCCGCTCTTCATTCGTCGGGCGGGACGCCTGGTTCCGACGGCGGAAGCCATGCTTCTCAACGAAGAGGTCGGGCGGATCGTCAAGGGAATGGCGAGGATACGGCGCCTGGCTGGAGATATCAGGCAACTGGAAGCCGGGCGGTTGATGATCGGCGTCTATCCGGCGCTTGCCAGCATCGTCTTGCCGCGTTTCCTGAAGTCATTTGCCGGGCATCATCCGAAGGCGCGCATGAGCATCTTTCCGGCGGCCTCGCTGCGGATCGCGGAATTGACGGCGAACAAGGAGATCGATCTCGGCCTCATTCAGATGCCGGTGGTGGATCCGGCCATCGCCTGCGATCTGATTTTCCAGACGGAATGCGTGTGCGTGGCGCCGCTCGACCATGCCTTCGCCAATGACAGCCTGATTTTCGCGCCCCAGCTCGAAGGGCAGGAATTCATCGCGCTTGGCCGCGAGGACCGCACGCGGCAGGATATTGAGCGCGCGCTGGATAGTGCCGGCGTTGCCGTCGACCACCGTTTCGAAACACCGTTCGCCGATACGGCATGCGCCCTGGTCGCGCAGGGCCTCGGCGTGTCGATCGTCGACCCGTTCTCGGCGGCGCGATGGGAAGGCAAATTGACGGTACGCCCCTTCAGTCCCGGTCTTCTCTGCGACATCTACATGGTCAGAAACAGAGCCCAGGTTTCGTCCATGCTGCAGCAGGCGTTCGAGCGGGAATTCCGGACCGCGCTCGAGGAGAATTTGAGCGGAGGCACGCGCTTGTTTTAA
- a CDS encoding Octopine-binding periplasmic protein, producing MIRNIILAAAVSLAGLYSNGEAFAQDALHIRIATEGAYAPWNYTLPDGTLAGYEIDLAKELCKRMKAQCEIVAQNWDGMLPALNAGKFDAIIASMGVTPEREKVAAFSDPYSTAPNAFLALRGSGLAEALPWHDKFDLRDKASGSKDIVEKLDAALKGKVLGIQGSTTAGKFVDEYLKDAVTVRSYKTQDEANLDLLAGRIDLTMANITVLAEALKKPDMAEAELVGPTFLLASGTSVALRKSDTALKDRFNAAIHAVNADGFNKALTEKWFGVDISVKN from the coding sequence ATGATCAGAAATATCATCCTGGCGGCAGCTGTATCGCTGGCTGGCCTTTACTCAAATGGTGAGGCGTTTGCGCAGGACGCGCTCCACATCCGCATCGCGACCGAAGGCGCCTATGCGCCGTGGAACTATACGCTCCCGGACGGCACGCTTGCCGGCTATGAGATCGATCTCGCCAAGGAATTGTGCAAGCGCATGAAGGCGCAATGCGAGATCGTCGCGCAGAACTGGGACGGGATGCTGCCGGCGCTGAACGCCGGAAAATTCGATGCGATCATCGCCTCCATGGGCGTAACGCCCGAGAGGGAGAAAGTGGCCGCATTCTCGGATCCCTATTCCACCGCGCCCAACGCTTTCCTGGCGCTTAGAGGCAGTGGTTTGGCTGAGGCCCTGCCCTGGCATGACAAATTCGATCTTCGCGACAAGGCTTCCGGATCAAAGGACATTGTCGAAAAGCTCGACGCAGCACTCAAGGGAAAAGTCCTCGGCATCCAGGGATCGACGACGGCGGGTAAATTTGTCGACGAGTATCTGAAGGACGCGGTCACGGTCAGATCTTACAAGACGCAGGACGAAGCCAATCTCGATCTTCTGGCGGGTCGCATAGATCTCACAATGGCCAACATCACGGTTCTCGCCGAGGCGCTGAAAAAGCCTGACATGGCTGAGGCGGAACTCGTGGGACCGACTTTTCTCCTGGCCAGCGGGACAAGCGTGGCCTTGCGCAAGAGCGACACCGCGCTGAAGGACAGGTTCAACGCCGCGATCCACGCGGTCAACGCCGACGGTTTCAACAAGGCGCTGACGGAAAAATGGTTCGGCGTCGATATCTCCGTGAAGAATTGA
- a CDS encoding octopine transport system permease protein OccQ gives MTASNFVLGFGEAGWGTALLQAAMMTLAVALTGYAFGLLVGSFCAWAKIKGGTLPRLIADAYTTVLRGIPDILVIYLFYFGSSAVLTPLAGLFGISGFVSLPGFMAGALAIGLVSGAYQAEIMRGAYRAVSPGEIEAAIAAGMSRLTMFRRIIAPLVLRHALPGLGNVWQLVLKESALVSVTGLVEILRQAQIGAGSTGQPFTFFFAAAVLYLAISSFSTWLLRQAEERLALGARRA, from the coding sequence ATGACTGCATCCAATTTTGTTCTGGGATTTGGCGAAGCCGGCTGGGGAACCGCACTGCTTCAGGCCGCGATGATGACGCTTGCCGTCGCATTGACCGGCTACGCCTTCGGCCTCCTGGTTGGCAGCTTCTGCGCATGGGCAAAGATCAAGGGCGGCACTCTTCCGCGATTGATCGCCGACGCCTACACCACCGTGCTTCGCGGCATACCCGACATCCTCGTCATCTATCTCTTCTACTTCGGTTCAAGCGCGGTCCTCACACCGCTGGCCGGTCTGTTCGGCATTTCGGGTTTCGTCAGCCTGCCGGGCTTCATGGCGGGTGCGCTGGCCATCGGGCTGGTGTCAGGCGCCTATCAGGCCGAGATCATGCGCGGCGCGTATCGCGCGGTCTCGCCCGGGGAAATCGAAGCGGCGATCGCCGCCGGCATGTCCCGCCTGACGATGTTTCGCCGCATCATCGCACCGCTGGTGCTGCGGCACGCCCTGCCGGGTCTCGGCAATGTGTGGCAGCTGGTACTCAAGGAATCCGCACTGGTCTCGGTCACCGGCCTCGTGGAAATCCTGCGGCAGGCGCAGATCGGCGCCGGATCGACCGGCCAGCCCTTCACATTCTTCTTCGCCGCCGCTGTCCTGTATCTGGCCATATCGTCGTTCTCGACATGGCTTCTACGACAGGCCGAGGAGCGGCTCGCACTTGGCGCGAGACGGGCCTGA
- a CDS encoding polar amino acid ABC transporter inner membrane subunit, giving the protein MDIPFLYQTLLKLLIGVPLTLQLAVSSVGLGAILAVMLALARLSGLRLLAWPASFYVFIFRSTPLLVQIFLIYHGLGQFHAVRASFLWPLLREPYWCALIALTLNTAAYSCEIVRGALLSVPSGQIEAARASGMSNFTLHRRIVFPLALRHALPGYGNEFVLMIKSTALASIITLMEVTGLAAQLISESFRAIEILIVAAAIYLSMNFIVTRLVQWAEYALSAELRPPPAATSGQGGTV; this is encoded by the coding sequence ATGGATATTCCGTTCCTGTACCAGACATTGCTGAAACTGCTGATCGGGGTGCCGCTGACATTGCAGCTCGCAGTATCCTCCGTCGGGCTGGGCGCCATTCTGGCCGTCATGCTCGCTTTGGCGCGGCTGTCCGGCTTGCGGCTCCTGGCCTGGCCCGCATCCTTCTACGTCTTCATCTTCCGCTCCACGCCGCTGCTGGTGCAGATTTTCCTGATCTATCATGGTCTCGGCCAGTTCCATGCGGTGCGGGCGAGTTTTCTCTGGCCTCTCCTGCGCGAACCCTATTGGTGCGCGCTCATCGCCTTGACTTTGAACACTGCGGCCTATTCCTGCGAGATCGTTCGCGGTGCATTGCTGTCGGTTCCATCAGGCCAGATCGAGGCCGCGCGGGCCAGCGGCATGTCGAACTTCACACTCCACCGTCGCATCGTCTTCCCGCTTGCCTTGCGCCATGCTCTGCCGGGCTACGGCAACGAATTCGTCCTGATGATCAAATCGACGGCGCTGGCCTCCATCATCACGCTGATGGAGGTGACCGGCCTCGCGGCGCAGCTCATTTCCGAATCCTTCCGCGCCATCGAAATCCTGATCGTGGCGGCCGCGATCTATCTGTCCATGAATTTCATCGTCACGCGCCTCGTTCAGTGGGCCGAATACGCACTAAGCGCCGAGCTGAGGCCGCCGCCGGCTGCCACATCAGGGCAAGGAGGAACGGTATGA
- a CDS encoding octopine ABC transporter ATP-binding protein yields MTDQINRAVRLTALRKSFGAFEVLKGISLEAMEGDVVSILGSSGSGKSTMLRCINMLETPDSGRIEVGGEAIQLKQVGGRTRAADRHQLQRMRASIGMVFQNFNLWSHLTILENLIEAPIHVQKRSRADCVEEAEALLEKVGIAEKRNHYPAHLSGGQQQRAAIARALAQHPKVMLFDEPTSALDPELVGEVLRVMRALAEEGRTMLVVTHEMGFARDVSSKIVFLHKGAVEAEGSPHDMFVAGRSDCFRQFLSGGNGLK; encoded by the coding sequence ATGACAGACCAGATCAATCGGGCCGTGCGCCTGACGGCGCTGCGCAAGAGTTTCGGCGCCTTCGAGGTGCTGAAAGGCATCTCGCTCGAGGCGATGGAAGGCGATGTCGTTTCCATCCTCGGCTCCTCCGGCTCCGGCAAGTCCACGATGCTGCGCTGTATCAACATGCTGGAGACGCCCGATAGCGGGCGGATCGAGGTCGGCGGGGAGGCCATCCAGTTGAAGCAGGTGGGCGGCAGGACGCGGGCGGCCGACAGACACCAGTTGCAGCGCATGCGCGCAAGCATCGGCATGGTGTTTCAGAACTTTAATCTCTGGTCTCATTTGACCATCCTGGAAAACCTGATCGAGGCCCCAATCCACGTCCAGAAGCGTTCGCGCGCCGATTGTGTGGAGGAGGCTGAAGCGTTGCTGGAAAAGGTCGGCATTGCCGAGAAGCGCAATCACTACCCCGCCCATCTGTCCGGCGGCCAGCAGCAGCGGGCGGCGATCGCCCGGGCACTGGCCCAGCACCCGAAAGTCATGCTTTTCGATGAGCCGACCTCCGCACTCGACCCGGAGCTTGTCGGCGAGGTGCTGCGTGTCATGCGCGCGCTCGCAGAGGAAGGCAGGACGATGCTGGTCGTTACCCACGAAATGGGCTTCGCCAGGGACGTCTCCAGCAAGATCGTGTTCCTGCACAAGGGCGCGGTCGAGGCGGAAGGCTCTCCGCACGACATGTTCGTTGCCGGCCGGTCCGACTGCTTCCGGCAATTTTTGTCGGGCGGCAACGGCTTGAAGTAA
- a CDS encoding FAD dependent oxidoreductase, whose protein sequence is MTTQATASEIVIVGGGIYGASLAYELAQAGKTVTLLEADDIAAGASGGSGERGVRANGRDLRELPMATVSFPLWARYQEQFEGGVGYRRIGGLHLFNVPHGAHEHEVRGTMEAMAMTQNALGVPSQLLSRDETREREPELSGDLIGSIYCPNDGVCDHTFATQAFAEQARKAGATLRTGTHVTEILHDKGRATGVRLASGEVVPVGEKLVLLANKGVLPLLKPVLQPQEIMPVITLMPQMMFVTNPHGKKINHLLGHAHRKLSVKQIQDGTLMLSGGQSVAYTPEGRWKGSLSSIALGLTDAIATLPFIDESSFLKVDASRVESCAVDGIPIVDTPAALHNTIYGFAWTGHGFAIALGFTKYLTDWIVGGEKPQALEVFSGKRFRAPPSN, encoded by the coding sequence ATGACCACACAGGCCACCGCGTCCGAAATCGTGATCGTCGGAGGCGGCATCTATGGTGCGAGCCTCGCCTACGAACTGGCGCAGGCCGGCAAGACCGTGACGCTGCTCGAAGCCGACGACATCGCGGCCGGCGCATCGGGCGGCTCCGGCGAACGGGGCGTGCGGGCAAACGGCCGCGACTTGCGCGAACTGCCGATGGCGACTGTCAGCTTCCCGCTCTGGGCCAGATATCAGGAACAGTTCGAAGGCGGCGTCGGCTATCGCCGGATCGGCGGGCTTCATCTCTTCAACGTCCCCCACGGCGCTCATGAGCATGAGGTGCGCGGCACCATGGAAGCCATGGCCATGACACAGAACGCGCTTGGCGTTCCCTCCCAACTGCTCAGCCGGGACGAAACGCGGGAACGTGAGCCGGAATTGTCGGGGGACCTGATCGGTTCGATCTACTGCCCGAATGACGGCGTGTGCGATCACACCTTTGCCACGCAGGCCTTCGCCGAACAGGCCCGCAAGGCCGGAGCGACCTTGCGCACCGGCACGCACGTCACCGAAATCCTCCACGACAAAGGGAGGGCAACAGGAGTGAGACTGGCGAGCGGCGAAGTCGTGCCGGTTGGCGAGAAACTCGTTCTCCTGGCCAACAAGGGCGTGCTGCCGCTGCTGAAACCGGTTCTCCAGCCGCAGGAAATAATGCCCGTGATCACCTTGATGCCGCAGATGATGTTCGTCACCAACCCGCACGGCAAAAAGATCAATCATCTTCTCGGCCATGCCCACCGCAAGCTGTCGGTGAAGCAGATCCAGGACGGCACGTTGATGCTTTCAGGCGGCCAGAGCGTCGCCTATACGCCGGAAGGCCGCTGGAAGGGGTCGCTCAGCTCGATAGCGCTCGGCCTGACCGATGCCATCGCGACCTTGCCCTTCATCGACGAGTCCTCGTTCCTGAAGGTCGATGCTTCCCGCGTCGAGAGCTGTGCGGTCGACGGCATCCCGATCGTCGATACGCCTGCTGCCTTGCACAACACCATCTATGGGTTCGCCTGGACCGGCCATGGCTTCGCCATCGCCCTTGGTTTCACCAAATACCTGACGGACTGGATTGTCGGTGGTGAAAAGCCGCAGGCGCTCGAGGTCTTCTCGGGAAAACGGTTTCGAGCGCCGCCTTCTAACTAG
- a CDS encoding cytochrome C oxidase subunit II, with translation MAIALVLVLIVVGSVLFHFLSPWWWTPIASNWDYIDNTIIITFWITGAVFAAVVLFMAYCVFRFRHKEGNRAAYEPENKRLESWLTIVTAVGVTSLLVPGLFVWSRFVNVPSDATEIEVIGQQWQWSFRLPGKDGKLGTSDTRDVSAENPLGVIPGDPNGQDDVVVEAADLHLPVGKPVKVLLRSIDVLHDFYIPEFRAKMDMIPGSVTYFWFTPTRTGSFQVLCAELCGQGHPLMHGVVMVDTAQDYLAWLGQQQTFAQLSAPQKTGSADQTPGRTMPSGLKVAAQLETVGSR, from the coding sequence ATGGCCATTGCGCTTGTACTCGTTTTGATCGTTGTGGGCTCGGTGTTGTTCCACTTCCTGAGCCCATGGTGGTGGACGCCGATTGCCTCGAACTGGGACTATATCGACAACACCATCATCATCACGTTCTGGATCACCGGCGCCGTCTTCGCCGCCGTCGTTCTTTTCATGGCCTATTGTGTGTTCCGCTTCCGGCACAAGGAAGGCAACCGCGCGGCCTATGAACCGGAGAACAAGCGGCTGGAATCGTGGCTGACGATCGTCACCGCGGTCGGCGTAACCTCCTTGCTGGTGCCTGGCCTGTTCGTCTGGAGCCGCTTCGTCAACGTTCCGAGCGACGCCACCGAGATCGAGGTCATTGGCCAGCAATGGCAGTGGAGCTTCCGCTTGCCCGGCAAGGACGGCAAGCTCGGCACGTCGGACACCCGCGACGTATCAGCTGAAAACCCGCTCGGTGTTATCCCCGGCGATCCCAACGGCCAGGACGATGTCGTGGTCGAAGCGGCGGACCTGCATCTGCCGGTCGGCAAGCCGGTCAAGGTGCTGCTGCGCTCGATCGACGTGCTGCACGATTTCTACATACCGGAATTCCGCGCCAAGATGGACATGATCCCGGGTTCGGTCACCTATTTCTGGTTCACCCCGACCAGGACCGGAAGCTTCCAGGTCCTGTGTGCCGAACTGTGTGGCCAGGGCCATCCCCTGATGCACGGCGTGGTCATGGTCGACACCGCACAGGACTACCTGGCCTGGCTCGGCCAGCAGCAGACTTTCGCGCAACTGTCGGCGCCCCAGAAAACAGGCTCGGCAGACCAGACGCCGGGCAGGACGATGCCGTCGGGTTTAAAGGTTGCAGCACAGCTCGAAACGGTCGGGTCTCGCTGA